One segment of Candidatus Eisenbacteria bacterium DNA contains the following:
- a CDS encoding DNA repair exonuclease, translating into MSAFRFVHTADVHLDMPFASKSPELRRLLADSLRRSFERAVDLAIGERVHAFLIAGDLFQKRDPSIAAETFLLAQMRRLSAAGIHVFYCTGNHDPLRAAAGARRIEWPEGVEVFLEGVPARRDVLAPDGRLVARVTGAGHEGPAVGENLAARFPAVSGPLPEVALLHASIEGVGDLAPDDRYAPCATRDLRGKGYDYWALGHVHKRSAPLNDPPAHYSGSPMGLDRTETGEKGALLVEVVPGGGARVEFRPTAPVRWEEIGIDAAGASSVEALRRHLRERIVAEGYGEGVLLSIEMEGSSPLKRALEEGEGAAELAGDLAAETGLAFLAIRTGRLRPLADEGRARIGPLGAALDLVAALREGREPFDPFLPELARPLPEDAEERGRFLRALLDGAEEELIDRARGEEP; encoded by the coding sequence ATGAGCGCGTTCCGGTTCGTTCACACGGCGGATGTTCACCTCGATATGCCTTTCGCGAGCAAGAGCCCGGAACTGCGAAGGCTTCTCGCGGACTCGCTCCGCCGGTCGTTCGAGAGGGCGGTCGATCTCGCGATCGGGGAGAGAGTGCACGCCTTTCTCATCGCGGGCGATCTCTTCCAGAAGCGCGATCCCTCGATCGCCGCCGAGACGTTCCTTCTCGCGCAGATGAGACGGTTGTCCGCCGCGGGGATCCACGTCTTCTACTGCACCGGAAATCACGATCCCTTGCGCGCGGCCGCGGGCGCGAGACGGATCGAATGGCCCGAGGGGGTCGAGGTCTTCCTCGAGGGCGTTCCCGCGCGGCGAGATGTTCTCGCGCCGGACGGAAGGCTCGTCGCGCGCGTGACCGGCGCGGGGCACGAGGGGCCGGCCGTGGGGGAGAACCTCGCGGCGCGCTTCCCGGCCGTCTCCGGTCCGCTCCCCGAGGTTGCGCTTCTTCACGCGTCGATCGAGGGGGTGGGGGATCTCGCGCCGGACGACCGCTACGCGCCGTGCGCGACGCGCGACCTCCGCGGAAAGGGATACGACTACTGGGCGCTCGGGCACGTCCACAAGAGAAGCGCGCCGCTCAACGATCCTCCCGCGCATTACTCGGGGAGCCCGATGGGGCTCGATCGAACGGAGACGGGAGAGAAGGGGGCGCTTCTCGTCGAGGTGGTCCCGGGGGGCGGGGCGCGCGTGGAGTTCCGGCCGACCGCTCCCGTCCGATGGGAGGAAATCGGAATCGACGCGGCCGGCGCGTCGTCGGTCGAGGCGCTCCGCCGGCACCTCCGCGAACGGATCGTCGCGGAAGGGTACGGGGAGGGGGTGCTCCTCTCGATCGAGATGGAAGGATCTTCACCTCTCAAGCGAGCGCTCGAGGAGGGGGAGGGGGCGGCCGAGCTTGCCGGGGATCTCGCCGCCGAGACCGGGCTCGCGTTTCTCGCGATCCGGACCGGACGTCTCCGGCCTCTCGCGGACGAGGGGCGGGCGCGGATCGGCCCTCTCGGCGCCGCGCTCGATCTCGTCGCCGCCCTTCGGGAGGGGAGGGAGCCGTTCGACCCGTTCCT